The Vibrio tasmaniensis genome includes a region encoding these proteins:
- a CDS encoding MFS transporter, producing MTLKEILKIPNVRYFLMFRSSYFARFYYPIFTLLYLDYGLTLSQFAMLNVVWAATIVLAEVPSGAFADTLGRKKLVVLSSIVMFIEIAMIALVPTGDANLVFIVFLVNRILSGLAMALASGADEALAYDTLKEQGNEELWPRVLQIQLRVASTVGIFVTLIGAAMYDVSFMANIFHFLGLGEPESTKDLMRIPVFATLFVAMIAIYAAVNMREEKKVMPSDQTKLATTIASLKLTADTGKWVLATPYVLFILLYYSLFEHTSRMFLTMNSQYYLAIDIPIIYFGFIGAGISLLKIILAGQSRRLAESIEPKTFVLVMGLASIATYYWISLGWSIYGVLPALVLIFIIMTMNIFISYHLNKKTESHNRATVLSFKGLMFNLGYGLIGILYAYYYKLVSNNYTSQEIEQNLAFLASLSSFCYYFALLFVSISALFYFKNKKDPIF from the coding sequence ATGACGCTCAAAGAAATCCTGAAAATTCCCAATGTCCGCTACTTCTTAATGTTCAGAAGCAGCTACTTTGCGCGTTTTTATTACCCTATTTTTACCCTACTTTATTTAGATTACGGGCTAACCCTATCTCAATTCGCGATGCTCAATGTAGTGTGGGCTGCCACCATTGTGCTTGCTGAAGTACCGTCTGGCGCATTCGCCGATACCTTAGGCCGCAAGAAACTGGTGGTGCTGTCTTCGATTGTGATGTTCATTGAGATCGCCATGATCGCTCTTGTGCCGACCGGAGATGCCAATCTAGTCTTCATTGTGTTTCTGGTTAACCGAATTCTCAGTGGCTTAGCGATGGCACTGGCCAGCGGCGCCGACGAGGCATTGGCTTACGACACCTTAAAAGAACAAGGCAATGAAGAGCTGTGGCCGCGAGTCCTGCAAATCCAACTTCGTGTCGCCTCAACCGTCGGTATATTTGTTACCTTGATTGGTGCGGCGATGTACGATGTAAGCTTTATGGCAAACATCTTTCATTTCCTCGGATTAGGCGAACCAGAAAGCACCAAAGACCTGATGCGCATCCCTGTTTTCGCTACCCTGTTTGTTGCGATGATCGCCATTTATGCTGCAGTTAACATGCGCGAAGAGAAAAAGGTGATGCCAAGTGACCAAACCAAATTGGCAACCACCATCGCCAGCCTTAAATTAACGGCTGACACAGGTAAGTGGGTACTTGCTACGCCTTACGTGTTATTCATTTTGCTCTACTACAGCCTTTTCGAACACACCTCACGAATGTTCTTAACCATGAACAGCCAATACTATCTGGCCATCGATATTCCAATTATCTATTTCGGTTTTATCGGTGCGGGAATCAGTTTACTTAAAATCATCCTTGCAGGGCAAAGCCGTAGATTGGCAGAAAGCATCGAGCCTAAAACCTTTGTTTTGGTCATGGGGTTAGCAAGTATCGCGACCTACTATTGGATCAGTTTAGGTTGGTCGATTTATGGCGTACTTCCTGCGTTGGTGCTGATCTTTATCATCATGACGATGAACATTTTCATCAGTTACCACTTAAACAAAAAGACCGAGTCACATAACCGCGCCACGGTTCTTAGCTTCAAAGGTTTGATGTTCAACCTCGGATACGGGCTGATCGGTATTTTGTATGCTTACTACTACAAGTTGGTATCCAATAATTACACCTCGCAAGAAATAGAGCAAAACCTCGCCTTCTTAGCATCGCTATCTTCTTTCTGTTATTACTTCGCCTTATTGTTCGTTTCGATCAGCGCGCTGTTCTATTTCAAAAACAAGAAGGATCCTATCTTTTGA
- a CDS encoding IS4 family transposase — MTYIEPTLWAQKQFGQAHINDPRRTQRLVALAASLAEQPGVPVSKLIISPAEMEGAYRFIRNEQIKAEDIAEAGFYVTAQEALEQQTLLALEDTTSLSYSHRSIRDELGHSNQGNRHRAMFVHSTLLFAPDTQSVIGLIEQQRWTRDIEKRGQRHQHATRPYKEKESYKWEQASRHVAERLGDKISDVISVCDREADLFEYLTYKREQQQRFLVRSMQSRCIEEHDNRLYSYASTLLSAGEKVLEIPQKGGRKARKAYLDIKYAPVTLKSPANKKEFDNIPLYYVGCIEQGESDNKLAWHLLTSEPITSKEEALKIVSYYERRWLIEDFHKVWKSEGTEVEQLRMQSKGNLERLSVVLAFIATRLLQLRFMNESDELSKASCEQVLKGKAWKLMWLKLESKKLPKEAPNISWAYNGIARLGGWKNTKRTGRTSIKTLWQGWFRLQTILEGYELAKSLD, encoded by the coding sequence ATGACCTATATAGAGCCTACCCTTTGGGCACAAAAACAGTTCGGTCAAGCCCACATTAATGACCCTAGACGCACTCAAAGACTCGTTGCTCTCGCAGCCTCACTGGCCGAGCAACCTGGTGTACCCGTCTCGAAACTCATTATCTCCCCTGCTGAAATGGAAGGGGCTTATCGCTTCATCCGTAATGAGCAAATCAAAGCAGAAGATATCGCAGAAGCGGGTTTTTATGTCACCGCACAAGAAGCATTAGAGCAACAAACACTTCTTGCCTTAGAAGACACCACTTCTCTCAGTTACTCCCATCGTAGCATTCGAGATGAACTCGGGCATTCCAATCAAGGCAATCGACATCGCGCCATGTTCGTACACTCAACCTTACTTTTTGCTCCCGATACTCAATCTGTTATTGGTTTAATTGAACAACAGCGCTGGACTCGTGATATAGAAAAGCGAGGTCAAAGGCACCAGCATGCGACTCGACCATACAAAGAGAAAGAAAGTTATAAATGGGAACAAGCCTCTCGCCATGTCGCTGAGCGACTTGGCGATAAAATTTCGGATGTCATTTCTGTGTGCGATAGAGAAGCCGACCTATTTGAATACCTCACTTACAAGCGAGAGCAACAACAGAGATTCCTCGTTCGCTCAATGCAAAGCCGCTGTATTGAAGAGCATGATAATCGTCTTTATAGCTATGCCTCTACCCTGTTATCAGCCGGAGAGAAAGTGCTCGAAATACCGCAAAAAGGCGGTCGTAAAGCTCGCAAGGCTTATTTAGATATCAAATATGCCCCCGTGACACTCAAGTCTCCTGCTAACAAGAAAGAGTTCGATAACATTCCGCTTTACTACGTGGGATGTATAGAACAAGGAGAGAGTGATAATAAGCTCGCGTGGCACTTACTGACTTCAGAGCCGATAACGAGCAAGGAAGAGGCACTCAAAATCGTCAGTTATTATGAGCGGCGCTGGCTAATAGAAGATTTTCATAAAGTCTGGAAAAGTGAAGGGACTGAAGTTGAGCAACTGAGAATGCAAAGTAAGGGTAACTTAGAAAGGCTCAGCGTCGTTTTGGCTTTTATCGCGACTCGGTTACTCCAGTTGAGGTTTATGAATGAATCAGACGAGTTATCTAAGGCCAGTTGTGAGCAGGTATTAAAAGGCAAAGCGTGGAAGTTAATGTGGCTCAAGTTGGAGAGTAAAAAACTACCGAAAGAAGCGCCTAATATATCATGGGCTTACAACGGTATTGCTCGGTTAGGTGGTTGGAAGAATACCAAGCGAACAGGTCGCACTTCTATAAAGACGTTATGGCAAGGATGGTTTAGGTTACAAACCATCCTTGAAGGGTATGAACTCGCTAAGTCTCTTGATTAA
- a CDS encoding bifunctional diguanylate cyclase/phosphodiesterase, which translates to MKLKGKLVLGNMLMVVLTMGCLSLSQWLISSYYSDEILEETATNIAENFTSQAQSQAEQTVEYLSDALFDPMYFHDIDNINSILEPAFENKDVIFIKVFDANGLIVHTGEDVVLGYGSNLDMPRVQENVLSKQENYTEINSSALIVARPITMNKTRLGGIVMSYSLEAVKDDIEKNNTIIKDITDSSRSYSTVLSIILTMFMCLVSLLFSMLLAKTMIRPINQLLQHSKRISKGVFLVSNNIQRSDELGELAQAFDRMDSSLKQRNEEVEFLAYNDPLTKLPNRSQFIQCLERCIHRCKQSKEVFAVFFIDLDEFKRVNDNLGHQAGDELLSEVAQTLTNSLKKMGQMTAKEEPQCMIARVGGDEFLLRLSGIQTQETVSKFASDIVNSLKQPIYLSSVGESVVVGASVGVALFPESGSASEDLVKSADMAMYSAKQKGKGRYCFFNQEIEQKILARGVIEKELRAAIDDFSQFSLLYQPKFDLKTGHVVGVEALIRWRHPTKGNISPIEFIPIAEATDIIHTLGEWIVMQACKDIQEWGFRHHLPPEFHVAINLSPKQLYGDKALRSFQYQTQKHQVEATRLHIEVTETALMFDRVSAKKTLDDLRSMGIKVWLDDFGTGYSSLGFLREFNIDGLKIDRSFVSDLECDMNDRALCAAVVSMAHQLGIKVVAEGIETTVQSSFLAQSHCDYGQGYLLAKPMCAETLSKKLETGLSKPKHTNVIYLK; encoded by the coding sequence ATGAAGTTAAAAGGTAAATTGGTTCTCGGAAACATGCTTATGGTCGTTTTGACTATGGGCTGCCTTTCCTTGTCTCAGTGGCTGATATCTTCATACTATAGTGATGAAATTCTGGAAGAAACGGCAACGAATATTGCAGAGAACTTTACTTCCCAAGCACAGAGTCAAGCAGAACAAACGGTTGAGTACCTGTCAGATGCACTTTTTGATCCGATGTATTTTCATGATATCGATAATATTAACTCTATTTTAGAGCCTGCCTTTGAAAATAAAGATGTCATATTCATAAAGGTCTTTGATGCTAATGGTTTGATAGTTCATACCGGAGAGGATGTAGTACTCGGTTATGGCTCCAACTTGGATATGCCAAGGGTGCAAGAAAATGTACTGAGTAAGCAAGAAAACTATACTGAAATCAATTCATCAGCACTGATTGTTGCGCGTCCAATCACGATGAATAAAACTCGGCTAGGAGGCATAGTGATGAGCTATTCCTTAGAGGCCGTGAAAGACGACATCGAGAAAAACAATACTATTATCAAGGATATAACTGACTCGAGTAGAAGTTATAGCACGGTATTGAGCATAATATTGACAATGTTCATGTGTCTGGTCAGCCTACTCTTTTCCATGTTATTAGCTAAGACGATGATTCGTCCGATTAATCAACTCCTACAACATTCGAAACGCATCAGTAAAGGGGTTTTCCTAGTATCAAACAACATCCAGCGCAGTGATGAACTCGGAGAGCTTGCTCAGGCGTTTGACAGGATGGATTCAAGCCTCAAGCAGCGGAATGAGGAAGTTGAGTTTTTAGCTTACAACGACCCTCTGACTAAGTTACCGAATCGCTCTCAGTTTATTCAATGTCTTGAACGATGTATTCATCGATGCAAACAGTCAAAAGAGGTCTTTGCGGTTTTCTTTATCGACTTGGACGAGTTTAAACGTGTCAATGATAACCTTGGGCATCAAGCTGGAGATGAGCTGTTAAGTGAAGTGGCTCAGACACTAACAAACTCGCTTAAAAAAATGGGGCAAATGACTGCAAAGGAAGAGCCTCAATGCATGATTGCAAGAGTTGGAGGGGATGAGTTTTTACTTCGCTTATCAGGAATTCAGACACAGGAGACAGTATCTAAGTTTGCCTCTGATATTGTGAACTCACTAAAACAGCCGATTTACCTCAGTTCCGTAGGTGAATCGGTAGTCGTGGGAGCGAGTGTTGGTGTTGCATTATTTCCTGAGTCGGGAAGCGCCTCTGAAGACTTGGTTAAAAGTGCAGACATGGCAATGTACAGCGCCAAACAAAAGGGTAAAGGTAGGTACTGTTTCTTCAACCAGGAAATCGAACAGAAGATACTAGCAAGGGGAGTCATCGAAAAGGAGCTTAGAGCCGCTATCGATGATTTTTCTCAGTTTAGTCTCTTATATCAACCAAAGTTTGACCTAAAAACAGGGCATGTCGTTGGAGTTGAAGCCCTTATACGTTGGCGTCATCCTACGAAAGGCAATATTTCGCCTATTGAGTTCATTCCTATCGCTGAAGCCACGGATATTATTCATACACTTGGTGAGTGGATAGTCATGCAGGCCTGCAAAGATATTCAGGAGTGGGGTTTTAGGCATCATCTTCCCCCCGAGTTTCACGTTGCGATAAACCTGTCTCCAAAGCAGCTCTATGGAGATAAGGCACTTCGATCATTCCAATATCAAACACAAAAACATCAAGTTGAAGCGACCAGGTTACATATAGAAGTAACCGAAACAGCCCTAATGTTTGACAGGGTAAGCGCAAAGAAAACGTTGGATGACCTTAGGAGTATGGGGATCAAAGTCTGGTTAGATGATTTTGGCACCGGATACTCTTCACTAGGGTTCTTACGAGAGTTCAACATTGATGGTTTGAAAATTGATCGAAGCTTTGTCAGTGATCTTGAGTGCGATATGAATGACCGTGCTCTATGTGCGGCAGTTGTTTCAATGGCTCACCAGCTAGGTATTAAGGTCGTTGCTGAAGGAATTGAAACAACTGTCCAGTCAAGCTTCTTAGCGCAATCGCACTGTGATTACGGACAAGGTTATCTCTTAGCCAAACCTATGTGTGCGGAAACGTTGTCGAAAAAACTTGAAACAGGGTTGAGCAAACCTAAACATACAAACGTTATTTATCTGAAGTAA
- a CDS encoding phytanoyl-CoA dioxygenase family protein, protein MVESSQQLSDRYDEHGYFVIRNYFDEAQVASLRKVVLKFHESWKADNEEFYQEEAFNSSLITGSEYLPTDDRSVLFDFISSKQVMDVVDAVIPNKPAFMNTQLFFNPVNPQQKDFWHRDCQYDYDIDDQMKVIMETQVLHLRVPLFDEPGMELIPGTHKRWDNEEEYNVRQEENGKVSSDDISGGKQIPLAAGDLLVFSADMIHRGRYGLDRLALDILIFDSAADYVDYVDDDCLPTPAMLSNIADPRLFMNTLHLKSMQCS, encoded by the coding sequence GTGGTAGAAAGCAGCCAACAATTAAGTGACCGTTACGATGAACATGGTTACTTTGTTATCAGAAATTATTTCGATGAAGCTCAGGTAGCATCGCTTAGGAAAGTCGTACTGAAATTCCATGAGTCATGGAAAGCAGACAACGAAGAGTTCTATCAAGAAGAAGCTTTTAACTCGTCTCTAATTACGGGAAGCGAGTATTTGCCTACCGACGATAGAAGCGTGCTATTCGACTTCATCAGCTCAAAACAAGTGATGGATGTGGTTGATGCGGTGATTCCGAACAAACCGGCATTCATGAATACGCAGCTGTTCTTCAACCCGGTAAACCCGCAACAAAAAGACTTCTGGCATCGTGACTGTCAATATGACTATGACATTGATGACCAGATGAAAGTCATCATGGAAACTCAGGTTCTGCACCTGCGTGTCCCTCTATTTGATGAACCCGGTATGGAGCTTATCCCTGGCACACACAAGCGCTGGGACAACGAAGAAGAGTACAATGTTCGCCAAGAAGAAAATGGCAAAGTGAGCAGTGATGACATCTCTGGCGGTAAGCAGATACCATTAGCTGCCGGTGACTTATTGGTGTTTTCAGCGGATATGATCCACCGAGGCCGATATGGCTTGGATCGTTTGGCTTTGGATATTTTGATCTTCGATTCGGCGGCAGACTATGTCGACTACGTTGATGACGATTGTTTACCAACACCAGCCATGTTGAGCAATATTGCTGATCCAAGGCTGTTTATGAACACGCTACACTTAAAATCGATGCAGTGCTCGTAA
- a CDS encoding zinc-dependent alcohol dehydrogenase family protein encodes MTDTKKNTRISQFRFGQPKESLKMEHVTLGMLDKDKVRVRVEATNINPSDLLSIYGVGQYKHSHQPPRVPGFEAVGRVVESSHAEFSVNQRVLVATSGTWQNYVDVSPDNLFHIPQHLDNGYACQLYINALTAWVLTTEVAKLTKEDLLIINAGSSAIGKVFSQLSSSLGFQIIVVTSQPERSRTNSNYVLDTNSDLVAQIQQLGLPRPTVAFDAIGGTPGTELIHTLSSQGRFINYGTLSLDFYEPRFFEHAKNQAIDFSTFFLRYWEEAEGKDVRREKFTTMLDHFITNDIQLDVDRYLPLDEVQTAIDLIESKTTRLNGKIILLP; translated from the coding sequence ATGACTGACACGAAGAAAAATACCCGAATTAGCCAGTTCCGTTTCGGTCAGCCGAAAGAGTCTCTCAAGATGGAACATGTCACTTTAGGAATGCTAGATAAGGATAAGGTTCGAGTACGAGTTGAAGCGACCAACATCAATCCTAGTGATCTGTTGTCGATTTATGGTGTTGGGCAGTACAAACACAGCCACCAGCCGCCGAGAGTGCCTGGGTTTGAAGCAGTAGGAAGGGTTGTAGAGTCCAGCCATGCTGAATTTTCAGTGAATCAGCGAGTGCTCGTGGCAACCAGTGGAACATGGCAGAACTATGTCGATGTATCACCAGACAACCTCTTCCACATTCCTCAGCACCTAGACAATGGCTATGCCTGTCAGTTGTACATAAATGCGCTCACCGCGTGGGTACTAACGACAGAAGTCGCGAAGTTGACCAAAGAAGATTTGTTGATCATCAATGCAGGTAGCTCAGCCATTGGTAAGGTTTTCTCCCAGTTATCTAGCTCACTTGGGTTTCAAATCATTGTTGTGACGTCACAACCTGAGCGCTCTCGAACCAATTCAAACTATGTGTTAGATACCAATAGTGATTTGGTTGCACAAATTCAACAGCTGGGTTTACCTCGACCGACGGTTGCCTTTGATGCGATTGGTGGAACGCCCGGAACCGAACTTATTCATACCCTTAGCAGCCAAGGGCGTTTTATCAACTATGGCACGCTTTCGCTCGATTTTTATGAACCGCGATTCTTCGAGCACGCAAAAAACCAAGCTATCGATTTCAGTACTTTCTTCTTACGTTATTGGGAAGAGGCTGAGGGGAAAGATGTTCGCCGTGAAAAGTTCACAACCATGCTAGATCACTTCATCACCAACGACATTCAGCTCGACGTCGACCGTTATCTCCCATTAGATGAAGTTCAAACCGCAATTGATCTCATTGAATCGAAAACCACACGCTTAAATGGCAAGATCATCTTGCTTCCTTAG
- a CDS encoding DMT family transporter, with product MSFSWIAFTLLAAFSQSWRNAFQSKLAGTMSVAGVTLARFIWAGPIALIYLCALYQWQPVTTPDFSGEFGFYIVAAAIMQILATGLMVMLFKLENYAIGAGLAKCEAPVSAVLSVLFFGTALTLTGWIGVLIGTFGVLIMSSSSGWRSLSPKVFLLGMACSTAFALTSLWVREASLSIGLPFPHSAAWVLFLVISLQTVIICTYLFFRERDTLRQIFTKSKLVIMTSLASVIGSLGWFSAMSLQAVPYVKTLGQVEVIFMVLISYFWLGQSIARKDILALILLSIAAVLVMWQ from the coding sequence ATGTCTTTTAGTTGGATAGCCTTTACTCTTCTCGCAGCCTTCAGCCAATCTTGGCGCAATGCATTTCAAAGTAAACTAGCGGGCACAATGAGTGTGGCTGGCGTGACGTTAGCTCGCTTTATTTGGGCTGGCCCAATCGCACTTATTTATCTCTGCGCACTATACCAATGGCAGCCAGTAACCACGCCTGATTTTTCCGGTGAGTTTGGTTTTTACATCGTTGCCGCAGCGATTATGCAGATCCTCGCAACAGGCTTGATGGTGATGCTATTTAAGCTCGAAAACTATGCGATAGGAGCCGGACTGGCCAAATGTGAAGCTCCCGTATCGGCTGTACTATCCGTATTGTTTTTTGGTACTGCTTTGACACTAACAGGTTGGATCGGAGTGCTTATTGGCACATTTGGCGTGCTAATCATGAGTAGCTCTTCAGGCTGGCGAAGCTTGTCTCCAAAAGTGTTTTTGTTAGGTATGGCGTGTAGCACTGCTTTTGCTTTAACGTCTCTTTGGGTACGTGAAGCAAGCTTGAGCATCGGACTGCCCTTTCCTCATAGTGCTGCATGGGTGCTGTTCCTAGTTATTTCCCTTCAGACCGTGATCATCTGTACGTATCTCTTTTTCAGAGAACGCGACACGTTGCGCCAGATATTCACGAAGTCGAAACTGGTGATCATGACAAGCCTAGCGAGTGTGATTGGTTCTCTTGGTTGGTTTAGCGCAATGTCACTTCAAGCCGTACCGTACGTAAAGACACTCGGGCAAGTCGAAGTGATCTTCATGGTGTTGATATCCTATTTCTGGTTAGGGCAAAGCATCGCGCGCAAAGACATTCTTGCGCTCATCTTACTTTCTATCGCCGCTGTACTAGTGATGTGGCAATAA
- a CDS encoding B12-binding domain-containing radical SAM protein gives MKIYLVKASAGSDYSKYKASTGGPPQNIFAAAAATPKWYKLDMVDETIGAKADLYTDADLVVIFMSTPDAYRAYDLASKYKQKGKTVILGGLHTQFNPKEAAVYADCLVMGEVENYWVQLLRDAEFGSLQPIYESSEPVDLSMLNPYPTDIINPEAYNYTWSVVVTRGCPFKCNFCLVPRFFDKFQKRPIENIVSELEYLKTLGIEWVELHSDNLTHDREYALALFKAIKPLNMSFYGETTVLIARDKELLSAAVKAGFKAVLLGIETPSEEALKAQKKGFVKPSKMKEYIAEIRSHGIEVWGDFLFGFDEHDTAIFKQTQKFVEDIKVDKVIPHYMIPFPGSESFNKLEREGRLLTKDWSKYDGSHPVYQPSRMSVEELEEGLYWIWRKNTSLKERVVAWFS, from the coding sequence ATGAAAATCTATTTAGTTAAAGCATCTGCTGGCAGCGATTACTCAAAATACAAAGCTTCGACTGGTGGTCCTCCACAAAACATATTTGCAGCCGCTGCTGCGACACCAAAATGGTACAAGTTAGATATGGTTGATGAAACCATAGGTGCAAAAGCTGATCTTTATACTGATGCCGATTTGGTGGTGATATTTATGTCGACTCCGGATGCTTATCGGGCTTACGACCTAGCTTCCAAATATAAGCAAAAAGGCAAAACAGTCATACTGGGTGGGTTACATACTCAGTTTAACCCTAAAGAAGCGGCAGTATATGCGGATTGTTTGGTGATGGGAGAAGTTGAGAACTACTGGGTTCAGCTATTACGTGATGCTGAGTTTGGTTCGTTACAGCCTATTTATGAAAGTTCCGAACCTGTCGACCTCAGTATGCTCAATCCATACCCAACAGATATCATCAATCCAGAAGCGTACAATTATACATGGTCAGTGGTCGTGACAAGAGGTTGTCCATTCAAATGTAACTTCTGTTTGGTGCCAAGGTTCTTTGATAAGTTCCAGAAAAGGCCAATCGAAAATATCGTTAGCGAATTAGAGTATCTCAAGACATTAGGTATTGAATGGGTTGAGCTGCACTCTGACAATCTCACTCATGACCGTGAATATGCTCTGGCTCTATTTAAAGCCATTAAGCCGCTTAATATGAGCTTCTATGGGGAAACGACAGTATTGATTGCTCGTGATAAAGAGTTGTTGAGTGCAGCGGTGAAAGCAGGCTTTAAAGCGGTATTGTTAGGGATAGAAACGCCATCTGAAGAGGCTTTAAAAGCACAGAAAAAAGGTTTTGTGAAACCATCCAAAATGAAAGAGTACATCGCTGAGATTAGATCGCATGGTATCGAAGTATGGGGCGATTTCTTGTTCGGTTTTGATGAACATGACACTGCTATCTTCAAGCAAACGCAGAAGTTCGTCGAAGATATCAAGGTTGATAAGGTGATCCCGCACTACATGATTCCGTTTCCCGGTTCTGAGTCTTTTAATAAGTTAGAGCGAGAGGGGCGACTCCTTACTAAAGATTGGTCTAAGTACGATGGTAGCCACCCGGTGTATCAACCAAGTCGTATGAGCGTTGAAGAGTTAGAGGAAGGCTTGTATTGGATTTGGCGGAAGAATACGAGTTTGAAAGAAAGAGTTGTTGCTTGGTTCAGTTAA
- a CDS encoding phosphate/phosphite/phosphonate ABC transporter substrate-binding protein, translating into MREETIIIGVISSNPKKAFKRAQPFADYLAENLSNDGIKTGQVVVARDSRQMARWIKSGQVDLVSETVFAAQELMQYSGAELLARRWKSGVAEYHSIFFSKRNNGVDSLGDLRGKTVVFEDVGSTSAFLVPAAILLGQGYKLYELSSPREYPPKDKVGYFFSDEYSKSGGESNMMSWVHRNIVASAAFSNLDWEKEIPDQVKQQLQVIHTSQAIPRSLVLIRPDLSSELKQNMLLVLLAAHESEKGKQALKAYKKTKKFDAITPEIVESISWAEAQKRLVDEYISR; encoded by the coding sequence TTGCGTGAAGAAACAATAATCATAGGGGTTATTAGCTCTAACCCAAAAAAAGCATTCAAACGTGCACAGCCTTTTGCTGATTACTTAGCTGAAAATCTATCTAACGATGGTATCAAAACAGGCCAAGTTGTTGTCGCCCGCGACTCTCGTCAAATGGCTCGTTGGATAAAAAGCGGTCAGGTAGATCTGGTTTCTGAAACGGTGTTTGCAGCACAGGAATTAATGCAATATTCGGGTGCTGAACTTTTAGCAAGACGATGGAAAAGCGGTGTGGCGGAATATCATTCAATCTTCTTTTCCAAACGCAATAACGGGGTCGACTCCCTAGGTGACCTGCGTGGCAAAACGGTTGTCTTTGAGGATGTCGGTTCTACAAGTGCGTTTCTTGTCCCTGCGGCGATACTGCTTGGGCAAGGATATAAGCTCTATGAGTTAAGCTCCCCTAGAGAGTATCCACCGAAAGACAAGGTTGGTTATTTTTTCTCCGATGAATATTCAAAGTCTGGAGGAGAATCCAACATGATGAGCTGGGTTCATCGTAATATTGTTGCGTCAGCTGCATTTAGTAATCTCGATTGGGAGAAAGAAATTCCCGATCAGGTAAAACAACAGTTACAGGTAATCCATACTTCTCAAGCCATTCCACGCTCACTAGTACTAATACGCCCAGATCTCTCCTCCGAACTTAAGCAAAACATGCTCTTAGTATTGCTTGCGGCTCATGAAAGTGAGAAAGGTAAACAGGCTTTGAAAGCCTATAAGAAGACGAAAAAGTTTGATGCTATCACACCAGAGATTGTAGAAAGCATTTCTTGGGCGGAAGCGCAAAAACGACTGGTTGATGAATACATCTCCCGTTAA
- a CDS encoding ABC transporter ATP-binding protein, translating to MESPIVTLTHASKSFVDGKDTHHVLEGVDFALATGASVALTGASGSGKSTLLNIIAGFEPLSGGELSGGELWLDGENTLDWKDPQWSRFRHQKLGVIFQQFNLLTPLNVKQNIAFPLHLNQQKWGDWCDYLVKALGISELLDRHVSALSGGQQQRVAIARALAHKPKLLLADEPTGNLDHKAGIEVMKLLSEITTQGNTAVLLVTHSPECAGFMQTQLVLDDGCLKSVDRIQAQEQQHCE from the coding sequence ATGGAAAGCCCAATTGTCACACTCACCCATGCCAGCAAAAGCTTTGTTGATGGCAAAGATACCCATCACGTATTGGAAGGTGTCGACTTCGCTTTGGCGACAGGGGCAAGCGTGGCTTTGACAGGGGCAAGTGGCAGCGGAAAAAGTACTCTGCTGAACATCATTGCGGGGTTTGAACCTCTATCCGGTGGCGAACTATCTGGTGGAGAATTGTGGCTCGATGGCGAGAACACATTAGATTGGAAAGATCCACAATGGAGTCGATTCCGCCATCAAAAATTGGGCGTTATCTTTCAACAGTTCAACTTGTTAACCCCACTCAACGTAAAACAAAACATCGCGTTCCCATTGCATTTGAATCAACAAAAATGGGGCGACTGGTGTGATTATTTAGTGAAAGCGTTAGGCATCAGTGAACTGCTCGATAGGCATGTATCAGCACTCTCTGGCGGTCAGCAACAACGAGTGGCGATCGCACGTGCGTTAGCCCACAAACCTAAGCTACTGCTTGCCGACGAACCCACAGGCAACCTCGACCACAAAGCAGGTATTGAGGTAATGAAGCTGCTGAGTGAAATCACCACGCAAGGTAACACTGCCGTGCTTTTGGTGACGCACAGCCCGGAATGTGCCGGTTTTATGCAAACACAATTGGTTTTAGATGATGGTTGTTTAAAGAGCGTAGATCGAATCCAAGCCCAAGAGCAGCAGCACTGTGAGTAA